A section of the Festucalex cinctus isolate MCC-2025b chromosome 9, RoL_Fcin_1.0, whole genome shotgun sequence genome encodes:
- the higd2a gene encoding HIG1 domain family member 2A, mitochondrial gives MAATARQTVADQATKTAAPGGGTIPFDLSQPPFIEGFSPLPRTKDETFKGRFSRKVKENPFVPIGCFVTAGILMWGLRSFVQGNSRKSQLLMRSRVIAQGLTVTAFVLSVAAASLKTKE, from the exons ATGGCGGCGACCGCAAGGCAAACTGTAGCCGACCAAGCGACCAAAACAGCGGCACCGGGAGGGGGAACCATTCCGTTTGATTTGTCTCAGCCTCCGTTCATCGAGGGCTTCAGTCCTTTACCTAGGACCAAAGATGAGACATTTAAGGGAAGGTTCTCGCGGAAGGTGAAAGAAAATCCATTCGTCCCGATAG GTTGTTTTGTGACGGCGGGGATACTGATGTGGGGCCTCCGATCGTTCGTACAGGGAAATAGCAGGAAATCGCAGTTGTTGATGCGGTCCCGCGTCATCGCCCAAGGCTTAACAGTCACCGCCTTTGTCCTCAGCGTCGCTGCCGCCTCTCTCAAAACCAAAGAGTGA
- the cltb gene encoding clathrin light chain B isoform X1 — protein sequence MADNGAHPTTEEDPAAAFLAQQESEIAGIENDDDEDFGVLDEAESQEPPVVPPTSNYDPFGEEPATVNGDLFQESNGPTDNYAAIAQVDIQRQEPESLRKWREEQKARLEALDSASKAAEAEWREKAKKELEDWHVHQSEQMEKNKANNRIADKAFYKQPNSELIGFVASEESFLAESDGDCPASAWERVAHLCDFNPKTNKQAKDVSRMRSVLISLKQTPLVR from the exons ATGGCTGACAACGGAGCACACCCGACGACAGAAGAGGACCCGGCCGCAGCGTTCTTAGCCCAGCAGGAGAGTGAGATCGCCGGTATAGAGAACGACGACGATGAAGACTTTGGGGTGCTGGACGAGGCGGAAAGCCAAGAGCCTCCGGTGGTGCCACCGACCAGCAACTATG ATCCTTTTGGAGAGGAGCCCGCCACAGTGAATGGAGATCTGTTTCAG GAGTCCAACGGTCCCACGGACAACTATGCAGCCATCGCGCAGGTGGACATTCAAAGGCAAGAGCCGGAAAGTCTCCGCAAATGGAGGGAGGAACAGAAAGCACGCCTCGAGGCTTTAG ACTCGGCATCCAAAGCGGCGGAGGCGGAGTGGAGAGAGAAGGCCAAGAAGGAGCTAGAAGATTGGCACGTGCACCAGAGCGAGCAGATGGAGAAGAACAAGGCCAACAACAG GATTGCTGACAAGGCTTTCTACAAACAGCCCAACTCTGAACTAATAGGCTTTGT AGCGTCCGAGGAGTCCTTCCTGGCAGAGAGCGACGGCGACTGCCCCGCGTCGGCGTGGGAGCGTGTGGCCCACCTGTGCGACTTCAACCCCAAGACCAACAAGCAGGCCAAGGACGTGTCCCGGATGCGCTCGGTGCTCATCTCGCTCAAGCAGACCCCGCTCGTCCGCTAA
- the cltb gene encoding clathrin light chain B isoform X2, with protein sequence MADNGAHPTTEEDPAAAFLAQQESEIAGIENDDDEDFGVLDEAESQEPPVVPPTSNYDPFGEEPATVNGDLFQESNGPTDNYAAIAQVDIQRQEPESLRKWREEQKARLEALDSASKAAEAEWREKAKKELEDWHVHQSEQMEKNKANNRASEESFLAESDGDCPASAWERVAHLCDFNPKTNKQAKDVSRMRSVLISLKQTPLVR encoded by the exons ATGGCTGACAACGGAGCACACCCGACGACAGAAGAGGACCCGGCCGCAGCGTTCTTAGCCCAGCAGGAGAGTGAGATCGCCGGTATAGAGAACGACGACGATGAAGACTTTGGGGTGCTGGACGAGGCGGAAAGCCAAGAGCCTCCGGTGGTGCCACCGACCAGCAACTATG ATCCTTTTGGAGAGGAGCCCGCCACAGTGAATGGAGATCTGTTTCAG GAGTCCAACGGTCCCACGGACAACTATGCAGCCATCGCGCAGGTGGACATTCAAAGGCAAGAGCCGGAAAGTCTCCGCAAATGGAGGGAGGAACAGAAAGCACGCCTCGAGGCTTTAG ACTCGGCATCCAAAGCGGCGGAGGCGGAGTGGAGAGAGAAGGCCAAGAAGGAGCTAGAAGATTGGCACGTGCACCAGAGCGAGCAGATGGAGAAGAACAAGGCCAACAACAG AGCGTCCGAGGAGTCCTTCCTGGCAGAGAGCGACGGCGACTGCCCCGCGTCGGCGTGGGAGCGTGTGGCCCACCTGTGCGACTTCAACCCCAAGACCAACAAGCAGGCCAAGGACGTGTCCCGGATGCGCTCGGTGCTCATCTCGCTCAAGCAGACCCCGCTCGTCCGCTAA